CCAAAAAGACGACGAACAAAATAAGCGCCAGCACCATGTTGGCGTTGCTCAAATATTTAATGCCCCGCTTCACGCCGGTGCCAGCCGACAATATAAACAAGACCGTCACAATCGATATGATAATGACTTGAACGGTAAAGTTGTTCGGTATGCCGGTTAAATAGCTGATGCCTCCGTTAATTTGCGCGGCCCCGAGGCCTAGCGATGCAGCTACGCCGAAGATCGTCGCGATGACGGCGATCATGTCGACGAGCTTACCGATCCAGCCATTCACTCGCTCCCCCAGCACCGGGTACAGCGTAGCGCTCATCAGTCCGGGAAGACCCTTGCGGAACTTATAATAGGCTAGCGCTAGCGCGATAACGGCGTAGATCGCCCATGCGTGGAACCCCCAGTGTAGATATGTATACTGCAGAGCCAGCTTGGCACTGTCGTTCGTACCCCCTGCACCGAGAGGCGGCTTCGCATAGTGCGAGATCGGCTCGGATACACCGAAGAACAGAAGCCCGATGCCCATCCCCGCGCTGAACAGCATCGCAAGCCAGGTTAGTCGGTTGAACTCCGGCTTGTCGGTATCCTTCCCCAGCTTAATATTGCCGTAGCGGCTGAAGATCAGGAATACAGCGAACAAGAGGAAGAAGGTAGCGGACAGCTGGTAGAACCATCCGAACCGGACAAGGAAATACGTCTGAAGTGTGTTCATGCTTTGAATAAGTTGCTTCGGCCATATCGCTCCCCACAGCACGAAGAAGACGGATATCACAAGCGTTATCCAAAAGACGCTAGAAGTTTTTTTCAAGCGAGCCCTCCTCCTTTACCTCCATTATGTCTAACCGTCCCGCTATTTATGTGGATAATGTTCCGAATAAAGGATAATTACGCAACGTTTCACACAACATAAGGCTGGAGGTGAAACGGTATGGTCCGTATATGGCTGTTCATATTTACGATCCAGATTGTGTACGTAACGTTCTTCACCTTACGCATGATCTTGACGCTGAAGGGGCAGAAATACATAGCCGCTGTGCTGAGCACGGCAGAAATTACAATCTATATACTCGGCCTCCATCTGGTGCTTCAGTACTTGAATGAAGTGACGAGCCTCGTCGTCTATGCACTCGGGTATGCGCTCGGTATATTGCTCGGGGCTTGGATTGAGGAAAAGATAGCACTCGGGTACGTCACCATCAAGGTCATATCTAATGACACCGATGGACGCATCGCTCAGCAGCTGCGGGAGAAAGGCTACGGCGTCACCTCCTGGTATGGTGCGGGTCGGGACGGAGATCGTCTCGTCATGGAAATTCTCGCCAAGCGTAAAAACCATAACAAGCTGTACGATACGATTCTTGCGCTTGATCCTAAGGCGTTCGTCATTACAATTGAGCCGAAGCAATTTCACGGCGGCTTCTGGACGACGGTCATTAAGCGATAATGATTCAGCTCCATGCTCCATGAGCAGCATTCTTTGTACAAAGGAGACGTGAGGAAACGATGACTTCCACATCCCGGCCATCATCGCATGGGCCAGCCTCTCAGCCTTTAGAAACGAGTCTGCGGGCGAATCTAGCCCGGCTGGAGCAAGCCTTCGGCTATCCGGATAACGTAGACCTGCATATTCGTTCCCTTCATATTCCCGCGCTGCGGCGTGAAGCGTTCTTATTGTATCTGGAAGGCGTGGTCGATGAATCGACGGTGGAGCATCACGTGCTCCAGCCTCTGCTGACGAGCATGCAGCCATTGCCTGAGCACGAGGACCGCCCAGCCTCCCTGCTGCTGCAGCGCGTGCTGCAAACGGCCAGCGCCCGAATTGTGACGAATACCGAGGACGTCGTACATGATCTGTTGAACGGCTTCGCGGTGCTCCTGATTGAATTCGAGTGCGAGGCCGTGTCCGTGAATGCTCCGGGCTTCCAGGCCCGCAGCGTCGACATCGTACAGACGGAGAACGTGCTGCTCGGCCCGAAGGAGGCTTTCGTCGAATCAGCAACCATCAATCGTTCCTTGGTGCGCAAAAATTTGAAGGAGGCCTCTCTCATTACCGAATCGATTACGATCGGGCATGAGGGTCGTCAGATCGTTCATCTGATGTATCTCAAAACGTCAGCCGACCCCGAGCTGATCCAGACGGTGAAGCAGCGTATACAGTCAATCGAAAGCACAACGGTCTCCCAGCTCTCGATGCTGGCTCAATATATGGAGGATCGGCCCTATTCCCTGCTGCCCACGTACCTCATTACGGAACGACCGGATCGAGCGTGCGCGTTCCTGAACGAAGGTCATGTCGTGCTGATCATGGAGAGCTCGCCGCATGCCCTGATCGCACCTGTCACCTTCTGGTCGCTCTTTCACACATCGGAGGATATGTATCAGCGGTTCTTCTACGGTAACTTTATACGAATGATTCGTCTGTTCTCCTTCTTCGTCGCGCTGCTGACACCGGCGCTGTACATCGCAATCACGAACTATCATGTCGAGATGGTCCCGACCGATCTTGTCCTCGCCATCGGCGCAACGCGTGAGAAGGTGCCGCTGCCGGCCATCTTCGAGGTGCTCATCATGGAGCTGACGTTCGAGCTGCTGCGCGAGGCAGGCATCCGGATCCCGAGCATGATCGGTCCGACGATCGGCATCGTCGGTGCGCTTATTCTAGGTCAGGCAGCTGTAGATGCGAATATCATCAGTCCGATTCTGGTCATCGTCGTTGCGATTACGGGACTTGCTTCCTTCACCATATCCGATATTAGCTTCAGCTTCGTCATACGAATTACTCGCTTCGCCATATTGGCCTCTGCGGCGATTCTCGGCTTCTTCGGCATGTCGCTGCTGCTGACGGTCCTTATTGCTTACATGGTATCGGTGAAATCATTCGGCGTCCCGTTCTTGTACCCGGTAGCCCCTTACAGCCGTTCTGCCAATGACACCATCCTGCGTCCGACCGTCTGGAAGCTATGGCTGCGCCCATTCCAGGTTCGCATGCAGATGGCAGCCAAGCGATCTGGAGGAGGGAATAGAACATGAAGTCTTCCGATGGGAAAAGCGGCGGCCGTGAGTTCATGTCGATCATTCTGTTATCGATGATGGTCAAGGTGTCCGATACGACGCCTGCGCTCTTGTATCAGGCCGGCTTGACCGCTGCGTGGCTCATCCCGCTCCTCTCGCTGCTGATCATCGCCGGCCCGCTTCTCTTGCTGCAGCATCTGCTTAAGCGGTACAACGTCGGGCTGATTGAGCTGCTATACAAGCTCACAGGCCGATATGTAGGCTTTATAATCGGCATGTCAGCCTTTACCATTATGTTCTGGGGCACTGTGGTCAACAGCCGCAGCTATGCGGATATCGTCAACTTTATGTTTTATCCGAAGACGCCCCTGATCATTCTCTATACGCTGCTCATCGCGGCAAGCTGCTATATCGCTTCCAAGGGACTAGAGACGCTCGGAAGGACGAGCTGGGTCATTATTCCTTACGTGATTGGTGTGTACCTGATCCTTGTTGCGCTCGTACGTAAGGACATTGAGCTGGCGAACCTGGCCCCTTATATGGGACCGGGCTTCGGCCAAGTCGCCGTATCCTCCTTCAAGTACAGCTCCATTTTTGCTGAGGTGTTCCTGCTGAGCATTTTTTACCCCTGCGTACGTAGTGACAAGGAATATCGGTATGCCAATTGGCTCGGACTCGGCACCGTCGTCCTCCTGATGATGCTGTTCTTAATTATTTTCGTCGCCGTATTTGACTTCCACTCTACACGCAAGGAGGCGTTCCCGTTCCAGCATTTGACCCGCTTTGCGGACATCGGTCCATATATTCAGCATATCGAAGCGCTGTTCCTTGGCTTCTGGGTCATGGCGGGTGTGGTACACTTCGGCATCTACATCTATATCGTAACAGCCATTCTGGGCCAGACGCTGAAGCTGGATAAGTGGGAGCCGCTCTTGCTCCCGATGTCGGGACTTATTCTGTTCACTGGCATGCTGCCGGAAAATATTACAGCCACTCTCCTTCTGTCCAGAGAGCGGCTGCTGTTCCTAGCATCGCTGTTCTTCATCGTGCTGCCTCTCTTGCTGTCGTTGTTGAACATGGTGAGAAGGAGGTCCATCTCTACATGAGAAGATGCCATGGCTTCTATGTACCGTTGCTCACTCTGCTACTCTCTATTCTAGTATCAGGCTGCTGGGACAAGCAGGAGATCGAGGAGCAGGCCTTCTCTGTCGTGGTCGGCGTCGATCCCAAGGAGGGCTCCGGCATTCAGATTACGTACCAGATCGCGAACCCTCAGATCGGCTCCTCCGACCGGGCTACCGCTCAAGAGGAACCGCCAAGCGACATCATTACGTTCTCAGCGCCTGATCTCATTACCGGACGGGATCTGGCTAATGCCATGGTGACCCGCAATATAAGCTTCGCCCATACGAAGACGCTGGTCGTCAGCGAGCAATTTGCCCGCTCGAAGCTCTTCAAGCATTTCATCGGGGCATCCATTCGGGATCGGCAGCTACGGCGCGAGGTAAATCTAATCGTATCGAAGGAGTCAGCCGCAGATTTTATTCGTAGCAACAAGCCCATACTCGAGACACGGCCGCACAAGTACTTCGAATTCATGCAGACGCGCTGGAAGGAGACCGGACTCGTGCCGTTCTCCACATTGAATCGGCTGTTCCAGCGAACGGAGGGTGACGACACCTTATTCCTTGCGATCTACGCCACAGGACAGAAGGGCAAAGACAAGGAGGAGGCCCCCAATGCACCTAGGCAAGATACGATTACGTATGGCAATGAGGATAGCTACATGCCGGGACAAATCGGCTACCGCAGTAAGCCAAGACTGCAGTTCATGGGCTCTGCGGTTCTGCGTGATGGCCGGATGATCGGCACCATGACGGGTGAGGAGACGCGGCTCGCGCTGCTGCTTCGGCCCTCGAGCATAAGAGCTTCGACGTGGATGTCCACCTACACCGATCCGCTGGATTCTAGATTCCGGGTTGGTGTACGACTTCTGCGTGAAAGAAAACCGACCGTCAGCATCGACATAAGCGGCAGCAGGCCTCGTGTGCAAGCGTTCGTGCCCATTACGGCACACCTCATCAACACGCCTAGCCTCATCGACTATATCGCCAATGTGTCCAACCAAGAGCTGCTGAAGCAGTCCATTGAAGAGCAGCTTTCAAGCAAGGCGAAGGCTCTGATCAAGCGAACTCAGACGGAATTCAAGGGCGAGCCGTTCACCTGGTACTTAAGCGCACGCCAAAAATTTGCAACGTACCAGCAATACCAAGCCTACGACTGGATCGAGCAATACCCAAGAGCAGACGTTGAGGTTACGTTCAGCGTGTCTATTCAGCAGTTCGGCAAACAGCTGCAGCCGTTCGAGGAGAAATGGCAGGAGGAGGTCGTTCAATGAGGATACTCTACTTAATCATCGGAGCCTATCTCGCCTACTATACGATCAGCTATGCGCGTGTCGTGTGGGTGGAAGGCAATCGGCTTGCTGGGGCGGTCATCTTCTTGCTCGCCCTCGCCCTGCTGCCGCTCGCTTATGTCGAATATACAGGGATGAACCGCGGCTAAGCATGGACATGTCAAAGGCTGAAGCGAAGTGCTGTTTCTATGCAGCGCTTCACTTCAGCCTTATTGGTGTTAGCGAATCGGATCGATATGAATTCAGGAGCGCTCCTGCTCCTCGAACGGTTCGATATGAACATGCACATTGCGAATGTGATGCTCCTGCAGCATACGCCGCTCAATCTCGTCGCTAATATCGTGACTCTGCCCCACAGACAGCTCGGCGCTGACCTCGACGACGACATCGAGCAGCACACTGCTGCCGTGAACACGGGCACGTATATCCTTGATGCCCTTCACCCCAGGGGTCGTCGTCAGCGTCTCCTCGTACACCTTCAATTGCTGATCGTCGAAGCCGTCTGTTAACGTATGAGCCGCATCGGAGAATATGTCCCACGCTGTCTTCAGTATGATCAGACCGACTGCAAGCGCTGCAACCGCATCAAGCACCGGAAGACCGAACCGAGCGCCGAATATACCGACCGCTGCCCCGATGCTGACAAGAGCATCGGCGCGGTTATCTTGAGCGGCCGCCATCAGCGATTGATTCTGAATGCGCTTCGCCAAGCGGCTATTGTACATGTATACGCCCCACATGATGACCGCCGCTCCGAGCGCTACCCATGCCGCGAGGAGACTTGGCGTCGTCCGCTCATCCGCGAAGAAGCTCTTCGCCGCTCCGAGTACGACCTGAAGTCCGGCAGCAGCCATAATGAATGAGGCGACTAGCGAGGCGATCGTCTCTGCTCTCTTATGCCCGTAGGGGTGGTCCCGATCCGGCGGCTTGCGCGAGATGCGTAACCCGATCAGCACCGCAAGCGATACAACGATATCAGTTGTATTGTTAATGCCGTCAGCCGTTAGTGCAGCCGAGGCTGTTAAGTAGCCGATGGCGATTTTGAGCGTAGACAACAGCACGTAGGCGACAATGCTTACCCACGCGCCCTTCTCGCCTTCCTTCAATTGATCATAGGGCTCCACCTAGATCCCCCCGTCCTCTTTATAACATGCACATGCTCCGTTACAGCTAACCCATCATATCAAAGCACGATCGTGTGGGTCTAGAGAAACAGAGTTTTCTAAGTTTATAAAAATAGGTGCAGGGCAACTTTGTTTTCCCTATGAAAAGCTTCATAGATCCTGCAGTGAGAGAAGCCGTGCTATGCATCTGTTCCTTCTACAAATGGATTCCCGCGTCAAAGCCATCATAGCTGTCACCCGAAGGGTCGAACTCGGAATGGTCGTCGTTGTAAGCGCCGCTGGAACGATTCATATAAGCAGAGGCTGACGTGACTGGCTCACTGTCTGCAAGGTCCTCGTTCACCAGATGAGCGGGAATTGGGATCATCCCATCCTCTGTGTGGTAGGCCAGCGCATAGACGTCCGACTCTCGCTCTCCCTGATGCGTCTCCAGCAAGCACCCACCGTGCGATTGGGACACCTCGAGGCAGCTGGTCAGGTCGTGCCTGTCTACGACAACCTGTAGCACAGGCTGCTTCGCCTCTGTATGCATGCTTACCGAATACCCGAGCTCCTCCAGCGTATCTAGCGCCATGTAGGCGTCCTTGTCCGTTGCGAATTGAAAAAATATAGGCTTGCTGGACATGTCCATCGTCCTTTCTCTAAATGGTATAAGTTCCTAGCGCTCGCTATAGGATGCCCCGTCCGAACGTGCT
Above is a genomic segment from Paenibacillus sp. YYML68 containing:
- a CDS encoding DUF2179 domain-containing protein, yielding MVRIWLFIFTIQIVYVTFFTLRMILTLKGQKYIAAVLSTAEITIYILGLHLVLQYLNEVTSLVVYALGYALGILLGAWIEEKIALGYVTIKVISNDTDGRIAQQLREKGYGVTSWYGAGRDGDRLVMEILAKRKNHNKLYDTILALDPKAFVITIEPKQFHGGFWTTVIKR
- a CDS encoding GerAB/ArcD/ProY family transporter, with the translated sequence MKSSDGKSGGREFMSIILLSMMVKVSDTTPALLYQAGLTAAWLIPLLSLLIIAGPLLLLQHLLKRYNVGLIELLYKLTGRYVGFIIGMSAFTIMFWGTVVNSRSYADIVNFMFYPKTPLIILYTLLIAASCYIASKGLETLGRTSWVIIPYVIGVYLILVALVRKDIELANLAPYMGPGFGQVAVSSFKYSSIFAEVFLLSIFYPCVRSDKEYRYANWLGLGTVVLLMMLFLIIFVAVFDFHSTRKEAFPFQHLTRFADIGPYIQHIEALFLGFWVMAGVVHFGIYIYIVTAILGQTLKLDKWEPLLLPMSGLILFTGMLPENITATLLLSRERLLFLASLFFIVLPLLLSLLNMVRRRSIST
- a CDS encoding Ger(x)C family spore germination C-terminal domain-containing protein, with product MRRCHGFYVPLLTLLLSILVSGCWDKQEIEEQAFSVVVGVDPKEGSGIQITYQIANPQIGSSDRATAQEEPPSDIITFSAPDLITGRDLANAMVTRNISFAHTKTLVVSEQFARSKLFKHFIGASIRDRQLRREVNLIVSKESAADFIRSNKPILETRPHKYFEFMQTRWKETGLVPFSTLNRLFQRTEGDDTLFLAIYATGQKGKDKEEAPNAPRQDTITYGNEDSYMPGQIGYRSKPRLQFMGSAVLRDGRMIGTMTGEETRLALLLRPSSIRASTWMSTYTDPLDSRFRVGVRLLRERKPTVSIDISGSRPRVQAFVPITAHLINTPSLIDYIANVSNQELLKQSIEEQLSSKAKALIKRTQTEFKGEPFTWYLSARQKFATYQQYQAYDWIEQYPRADVEVTFSVSIQQFGKQLQPFEEKWQEEVVQ
- a CDS encoding spore germination protein; this encodes MTSTSRPSSHGPASQPLETSLRANLARLEQAFGYPDNVDLHIRSLHIPALRREAFLLYLEGVVDESTVEHHVLQPLLTSMQPLPEHEDRPASLLLQRVLQTASARIVTNTEDVVHDLLNGFAVLLIEFECEAVSVNAPGFQARSVDIVQTENVLLGPKEAFVESATINRSLVRKNLKEASLITESITIGHEGRQIVHLMYLKTSADPELIQTVKQRIQSIESTTVSQLSMLAQYMEDRPYSLLPTYLITERPDRACAFLNEGHVVLIMESSPHALIAPVTFWSLFHTSEDMYQRFFYGNFIRMIRLFSFFVALLTPALYIAITNYHVEMVPTDLVLAIGATREKVPLPAIFEVLIMELTFELLREAGIRIPSMIGPTIGIVGALILGQAAVDANIISPILVIVVAITGLASFTISDISFSFVIRITRFAILASAAILGFFGMSLLLTVLIAYMVSVKSFGVPFLYPVAPYSRSANDTILRPTVWKLWLRPFQVRMQMAAKRSGGGNRT
- a CDS encoding BCCT family transporter; amino-acid sequence: MKKTSSVFWITLVISVFFVLWGAIWPKQLIQSMNTLQTYFLVRFGWFYQLSATFFLLFAVFLIFSRYGNIKLGKDTDKPEFNRLTWLAMLFSAGMGIGLLFFGVSEPISHYAKPPLGAGGTNDSAKLALQYTYLHWGFHAWAIYAVIALALAYYKFRKGLPGLMSATLYPVLGERVNGWIGKLVDMIAVIATIFGVAASLGLGAAQINGGISYLTGIPNNFTVQVIIISIVTVLFILSAGTGVKRGIKYLSNANMVLALILFVVFLAMGPTVFLLDLFTTTFGTYVQNLLGMGLRLAPFNEQNASWLRSWTIFYWAWWIAWAPFVGTFIARISKGRTIREFVIAVLIIPSTFCAVWFGVFGGTGVYMEHVLGLPIAAQSLETALFYVYQQLPLANVLIVVTLFLITTFFITSADSATYVLGMQTTYGSLEPPTAVKVIWGLVLSASAVILMSSGGLQGFQTAIIVSAFPLAVILLLMVISMLRSFHEERSTKPPERKGQGKEQRPEEAGDGASSREKARV
- a CDS encoding cation diffusion facilitator family transporter, translating into MEPYDQLKEGEKGAWVSIVAYVLLSTLKIAIGYLTASAALTADGINNTTDIVVSLAVLIGLRISRKPPDRDHPYGHKRAETIASLVASFIMAAAGLQVVLGAAKSFFADERTTPSLLAAWVALGAAVIMWGVYMYNSRLAKRIQNQSLMAAAQDNRADALVSIGAAVGIFGARFGLPVLDAVAALAVGLIILKTAWDIFSDAAHTLTDGFDDQQLKVYEETLTTTPGVKGIKDIRARVHGSSVLLDVVVEVSAELSVGQSHDISDEIERRMLQEHHIRNVHVHIEPFEEQERS